GCGCGCCCACCAGATCCTCCTCGCGGAGGTCGACGCGGTCGTCAAGCCGTACGGGCTGACCTTCGCGCGGTACGAGGCCCTGGTCCTGCTCACCTTCTCCAAGGCGGGGGAGCTGCCGATGTCCAAGATCGGCGAGCGGCTGCAGGTCCACCCGACCTCGGTGACGAACACGGTGGACCGGCTGGTGAGGTCGGGGCTCGTGAGCAAGCGGCCCAACCCCAACGACGGGCGCGGCACCCTCGCCTCCATCACCGAGAAGGGGCGCGAGGTGGTCGAGGCGGCCACCCGCGACCTGATGGAGATGGAGTTCGGCCTCGGCGCGTACGACGCCGAGGAGTGCGCGGAGATCTTCGCGATGCTGCGCCCGCTGCGGGTCGCGGCGGGCGACTTCGACGAGGGCTGACCGCACCCCGTACCCGCGCGAAGATCGCCCGGATCGTGCCGTTACGCTCGACGGCATGAAATCCAGCGTGCTGACCCGCTACCGCGTCATGGCCTACGTGACCGCCGTCATGCTCCTCGTCCTGTGCGCGTGCATGGTCGCCAAGTACGGCTTCGGCGTCGGCGAGGACCTGACCTTCGCGGTCTCGCAGCTCCACGGCGTCCTCTACATCATCTACCTGATCTTCGCCTTCGACCTGGGCTCCAAGGCGAAGTGGCCGTTCGGCAAGCTGCTGTGGGTCCTGGTCTCCGGCACCATCCCCACCGCCGCGTTCTTCGTCGAGCGCAAGGTCGTCGCGGAGACGCTTCCGCTGGTCGGCGGCGCGCGGCCGGAGCCGGTCAAGGCCTGAGCATTCACCCCCGCACTGATGTGCGGGGGTTTGCCATCGACATTTACTAGGACGTCCTAGTAAATTCGAAGCATGGACGCTGACGCCATCGAGGAAGGCCGCCGTCGCTGGCAGGCCCGTTACGACAAGGCCCGCAAGCGGGACGCCGACTTCACCACGCTCTCCGGGGACGAGGTGGAGCCCGTGTACGGGCCCCGCCCCGGCGACACCTACGAGGGGTTCGAGCGCATCGGCTGGCCCGGCGAGTACCCCTTCACCCGGGGACTCCACCCGACCGGCTACCGGGGCCGGACCTGGACCATCCGCCAGTTCGCCGGCTTCGGCAACGCCGAGCAGACCAACGAGCGCTACAAGATGATCCTGGCCGCCGGCGGCGGCGGCCTCTCCGTCGCCTTCGACATGCCGACCCTCATGGGCCGCGACTCCGACGACCCCCGCTCCCTCGGCGAGGTCGGCCACTGCGGTGTCGCCATCGACTCCGCCGCCGACATGGAGGTCCTCTTCAAGGACATCCCGCTCGGCGACGTCACCACCTCCATGACGATCAGCGGCCCCGCCGTGCCCGTCTTCTGCATGTACCTCGTCGCCGCCGAGCGCCAGGGCGTCGACCCGGCCGTGCTCAACGGCACGCTCCAGACCGACATCTTCAAGGAGTACATCGCGCAGAAGGAGTGGCTCTTCGAGCCCGAGCCCCATCTGCGCCTCATCGGCGACCTGATGGAGCACTGCGCGGCGAACATCCCCGCGTACAAGCCGCTCTCGGTCTCCGGCTACCACATCCGCGAGGCCGGGGCGACGGCCGCGCAGGAGCTCGCGTACACCCTCGCCGACGGCTTCGGCTACGTCGAGCTGGGCCTGAGCCGAGGCCTGGACGTGGACGTCTTCGCGCCCGGCCTGTCCTTCTTCTTCGACGCGCACCTCGACTTCTTCGAGGAGATCGCCAAGTTCCGCGCCGCCCGCCGCATCTGGGCCCGCTGGATGAAGGAGGTCTACGGTGCCAAGACCGACAAGGCGCAGTGGCTCCGCTTCCACACCCAGACCGCCGGCGTCTCCCTCACCGCCCAGCAGCCGTACAACAACGTCGTGCGCACCGCGGTCGAGGCCCTCTCCGCCGTCCTCGGCGGCACCAACTCCCTCCACACCAACGCCCTCGACGAGACCCTCGCGCTCCCCAGCGAGCAGGCCGCCGAGATCGCGCTCCGCACCCAGCAGGTGCTGATGGAGGAGACCGGCGTCGCCAACGTCGCCGACCCGCTGGGCGGCTCCTGGTACGTCGAGCAGCTCACCGACCGCATCGAGGCCGACGCCGAGAAGATCTTCGACCAGATCAAGGAGCGCGGCCGCCGCGCCCACCCGGACGGCCGGCACCCGATCGGCCCGATCACCTCCGGCATCCTGCGCGGCATCGAGGACGGCTGGTTCACCGGCGAGATCGCCGAGTCCGCCTTCCAGTACCAGCGGTCCCTGGAGAAGGGCGACAAGCGGGTCGTCGGCGTCAACGTCCACCACGGCTCCGTCACCGGCGACCTGGAGATCCTGCGCGTCAGCCACGAGGTCGAGTGGGAGCAGGTCCGCGTCCTCGGCGAGCGCAAGGGGCGCCGTGACGACGCCAAGGTCCGCGCCTCCATCGACGCCATGCTCAAGGCCGCCCGCGACGGCTCGAACATGATCGCCCCGATGCTGGACGCCGTCCGCGCCGAGGCCACGCTCGGCGAGATCTGCGACGCCCTGCGCGACGAGTGGGGCGTCTACACGGAGCCCCCGGGCTTCTGATCCTCCACGGCACGGCAGGGGCGGTACGGGAACTCCCGTACCGCCCCTGCCGCATGAGGTGACCTACTTCGCGGCCGTGCCGAGGACCTTCGTCGGGGTGATCCGGACGACCACCCGGACCTCCTCCGGCGGCAGCTCCCGGTACTCCTGCCCGGCGCCCTCGCCCTCGTACTGCTCGGCGAGCGCCACCGCGAGCGCCCGGCCGGTGTCCTCGGCGACCGTGGCCGTACCCCGTATCTCGGCGTAGACGAGGGGGTCGTGGCGGTCGTGGACGGTGAGGCTGACCCGAGCGTCGGACCGGATGTTCTCGATCTTGCGGCGGCCGTCCCGGCTGGAGATCAGGAGTTCGTCGCCGTCCCGGCCCACCCACACCACGGAGGTCTGCGGGGAGCCGTCGGGCTGGATCGTGGCCAGCACGGCCGGGTTGACGTCGTCGAGCAAGGCGCGGACGGAGTCCGTGAGTTGAGTCGTCACGGCCGTCACCGTAGGGCGTGGCGGCGGATGCTGCGCGCGACTTTCAGCCGCCGGCCGTCGCCGCCGCGCCCAGGCCGCCCATCAGGAGCGCCGAGAGGCGGGTCGCCCAGGGGGCGTCGACCGGTTCGGCGCTGACCAGGGCGCGGTGCACGACCGCGCCCGCGACGACGTCGAAGATCAGGTCGTCGGTGGCGTCCACGGCGACCGGGTCGAAGTGGTGAGGGAGTTCGCCGCGCTGCTGGGCCCGCTCGCGGCCCGCGAGGACCAGCCGCTTCTGGCGGTCGACTATGGAGGCGCGGATGCGCTCGCGCAGCGGCTCGTCCCGGGTCGACTCGGCCACGACGGCCATGAGGGCCGTCTTCGTCTCGGGCCGTTCGAGGAGCGCCGCGAACTGCAGCACCACGTGCTCGATGTCGGCCTGGAGGGAACCCAGGTCGGGCAGTTCGAGTTCGTCGAAGAGGACGGCGACGGCGTCCACGACGAGCTCGTTCTTGTTGGCCCAGCGGCGGTAGAGGGTCGTCTTGGCGACCCCGGCGCGGCCGGCCACGTCCCCCATCGTGAGCTTGGACCAGCCCAGTTCGACCAGGGCCGCGCGGGTCGCCTCCAGGATGGCCGTGTCGGCCTCGGTGGAGCGGGGGCGCCCGGTACGGCTGCGGTGGGGCTTGGTGCGACTACACATGAAAAGTGACCATACCCGCCGGTAGGTATACCGCCAGAGGCCGGTGATGTGAGGCAGTTCACCGTACGGATCGGGCGCGCGCCCTCCCGCCGGATCCTTCCCTGGAGTTACGCTACGACCTGTAGCGAAAGGCATTGAGCGGCCTGAGCGACAACCACACAGCACCGGGTGGGGACCCGGCGCGACAGAAGGTGCCGGGTGGGGACCCGGTGCCGAACGAAGACGAAGAACCGTGTCGTCCACGCGTCTCGCACACCGGCGGGAGATGCGCGGACGGCACGGTTCAGCCATGGCTTACCGGTTACGCGCGCGGAAGGGGGAGGATGTATCCATGCAGCCCCGAAACATGTCCATGAGCGGCGTCGTCGACCTCGCCGCGGTGAAGGCGGCCGGAGAGGCCAAGGCGAAGGCGGAGCAGGTGCGCGCCGAGGCCGCCCGGCAGGGTGGTTCCGCCGCGGTGCCCCCGTCGGCCCTGGTGATCGACGTCGACGAGGCCGGCTTCGAGCGCGATGTGCTCCAGCGCTCCGCCGAGGTCCCGGTCGTCCTCGACTTCTGGGCCGAGTGGTGCGAGCCGTGCAAGCAGCTCGGCCCCCTCCTGGAGCGTCTCGCCGTCGAGTACAACGGCCGCTTCCTGCTCGCGAAGATCGACGTCGACGCCAACCAGATGCTGATGCAGCAGTTCGGCATCCAGGGAATTCCGGCCGTTTTCGCGGTGGTCGCCGGTCAGGCGCTGCCGCTGTTCCAGGGTGCGGTGCCCGAGGCGCAGATCCGGGAGACCCTCGACCAGCTGATCCAGGTCGGCGAGGAGCGCTTCGGTCTCACCGGGATCACCGTGGACGCGGACGCCTCCGAGGCCGGCGGGGCCTCCGCGCGGCCGGCCGGCCCGTACGACGCCCTCCTCGAAGCGGCCATGTCCGCGCTCGACGCGGGTGACCTGGCGGGTGCCGTCCAGGCGTACAAGAACGTGCTCGCCGACGACCCGGCCCACCCGGAGGCCAAGCTCGGCCTGGCGCAGGCCGAACTCCTCCAGCGCGTGCAGGGTCTGGACGCCGGCACCGTCCGCAAGAACGCGGCGGACGATCCGGCCGATGTCGACGCGCAGATCGCCGCCGCCGACCTCGACCTCGTGGGCGGTCACGTGCAGGACGCCTTCGGTCGTCTCGTGGAGACCGTGCGCCGCACGGCGGGCGAGGACCGGAACGCGGCGCGGCTGCGTCTCCTGGAGCTGTTCGAGGTGATCGGCGCCGACGACCCGCGGGTGACGGCGGCCCGGCAGGCCCTCGCGCGGGTGCTGTTCTAGCTGCCGTACGCGCCGGATCGTCCGACGATTTGGCAGCAGGGTGACAAAAGGCGGCCGCGCTTTACCAAAACTTGGTAATCGCGGCCGCTGTTACTTGCAGTAAATCGAACCCGGCGTTCTGTCCGCATTCATCCGATGATCTCCTGACATTCCCCGTCGCCCGAACGCACCCAGCGTGCCCGTTCGGTCCCGTCCCGCCATGACGTGGTTATCCGTCCGTTACTGCCCAGTAACGAACCCCCTTGTGCGGGGGCCCGGAATGGACCACGATCGGCGACGCTCGGTCCGAACCGCAGCCCCCGGAGACCAACCGGGATCGCGGCGAGGGTCCCCACCGAGTGGACCGGTGTTCCGGCACCGGTCGCGGACAGGGGGGTTCCCGCTCTCACCGAACGGGGCCTGTCCGATCAGGTCACGCTCCAAGGCGTGGCCCATGGTTGTCGCTCGGGGGTGATCGCCGGTGATTCGGACGCGCATCGCGCCGCCTGATGCCTCGGCGCTCTCCTTCCCGAGGACGTAGCTCTTCTCCCATCCCAGGGTGGCCCCCCGGGGCCCCTCCGGAGATGTACGTCCGAGAAGGAGGAATTCTCATGAAGTCCCAGGTTCGTGGCGGGACCAGATGGAAGCGGTTCGCCGTCGTCATGGTCCCGAGCGTGGCCGCGACGGCCGCGATCGGTGTCGGCCTCGCCCAGGGTGCGCTCGCCGCGTCCTTCAGCATTTCCGGCCAGGAATTCAAGGTCAAGGCCAACAGCCTCGTCGGTACGGACTTCGTCCAGTACGGCAGCGTGGACGCGGGCAAGGACCTCGAGGGCAAGGACTTCGCCGCCCCGGTGGCCGTGTCCGGCTTCTCCGAGGCCTGGATCACCAACATGTGCCAGTCGGTCGTCACGCCGAAGGTGCCGTTCGTCGGTGACGTCACCCTCCGCCTGGAGGCCGGCACCGAGGCCGCCAAGACCGGCAAGGACGAGGACAAGGTCTACGCGAAGGGCATCTACCTCGATGTCTCCGAGCTCAAGGCCGACGCCGAGTTCAGCAACATCGACATCGGCGTCGCGGCCGGTGCCCTCCCGAAGTCGCCGGGCAAGCCGGGCATCCAGCCCAACACCAAGGCCAACCCGTACGGCTTCGGCCAGCGCGCCGAGCAGGCCACGCTGAA
The DNA window shown above is from Streptomyces vietnamensis and carries:
- a CDS encoding MarR family winged helix-turn-helix transcriptional regulator, with amino-acid sequence MPKPLSLPFDPIARADELWQKRWGPVPSMAAITSIMRAHQILLAEVDAVVKPYGLTFARYEALVLLTFSKAGELPMSKIGERLQVHPTSVTNTVDRLVRSGLVSKRPNPNDGRGTLASITEKGREVVEAATRDLMEMEFGLGAYDAEECAEIFAMLRPLRVAAGDFDEG
- a CDS encoding DUF3817 domain-containing protein, which encodes MKSSVLTRYRVMAYVTAVMLLVLCACMVAKYGFGVGEDLTFAVSQLHGVLYIIYLIFAFDLGSKAKWPFGKLLWVLVSGTIPTAAFFVERKVVAETLPLVGGARPEPVKA
- a CDS encoding acyl-CoA mutase large subunit family protein, with the protein product MDADAIEEGRRRWQARYDKARKRDADFTTLSGDEVEPVYGPRPGDTYEGFERIGWPGEYPFTRGLHPTGYRGRTWTIRQFAGFGNAEQTNERYKMILAAGGGGLSVAFDMPTLMGRDSDDPRSLGEVGHCGVAIDSAADMEVLFKDIPLGDVTTSMTISGPAVPVFCMYLVAAERQGVDPAVLNGTLQTDIFKEYIAQKEWLFEPEPHLRLIGDLMEHCAANIPAYKPLSVSGYHIREAGATAAQELAYTLADGFGYVELGLSRGLDVDVFAPGLSFFFDAHLDFFEEIAKFRAARRIWARWMKEVYGAKTDKAQWLRFHTQTAGVSLTAQQPYNNVVRTAVEALSAVLGGTNSLHTNALDETLALPSEQAAEIALRTQQVLMEETGVANVADPLGGSWYVEQLTDRIEADAEKIFDQIKERGRRAHPDGRHPIGPITSGILRGIEDGWFTGEIAESAFQYQRSLEKGDKRVVGVNVHHGSVTGDLEILRVSHEVEWEQVRVLGERKGRRDDAKVRASIDAMLKAARDGSNMIAPMLDAVRAEATLGEICDALRDEWGVYTEPPGF
- a CDS encoding PPOX class F420-dependent oxidoreductase; protein product: MTTQLTDSVRALLDDVNPAVLATIQPDGSPQTSVVWVGRDGDELLISSRDGRRKIENIRSDARVSLTVHDRHDPLVYAEIRGTATVAEDTGRALAVALAEQYEGEGAGQEYRELPPEEVRVVVRITPTKVLGTAAK
- a CDS encoding TetR/AcrR family transcriptional regulator; amino-acid sequence: MCSRTKPHRSRTGRPRSTEADTAILEATRAALVELGWSKLTMGDVAGRAGVAKTTLYRRWANKNELVVDAVAVLFDELELPDLGSLQADIEHVVLQFAALLERPETKTALMAVVAESTRDEPLRERIRASIVDRQKRLVLAGRERAQQRGELPHHFDPVAVDATDDLIFDVVAGAVVHRALVSAEPVDAPWATRLSALLMGGLGAAATAGG
- a CDS encoding tetratricopeptide repeat protein; protein product: MQPRNMSMSGVVDLAAVKAAGEAKAKAEQVRAEAARQGGSAAVPPSALVIDVDEAGFERDVLQRSAEVPVVLDFWAEWCEPCKQLGPLLERLAVEYNGRFLLAKIDVDANQMLMQQFGIQGIPAVFAVVAGQALPLFQGAVPEAQIRETLDQLIQVGEERFGLTGITVDADASEAGGASARPAGPYDALLEAAMSALDAGDLAGAVQAYKNVLADDPAHPEAKLGLAQAELLQRVQGLDAGTVRKNAADDPADVDAQIAAADLDLVGGHVQDAFGRLVETVRRTAGEDRNAARLRLLELFEVIGADDPRVTAARQALARVLF
- a CDS encoding DUF6230 family protein — encoded protein: MKSQVRGGTRWKRFAVVMVPSVAATAAIGVGLAQGALAASFSISGQEFKVKANSLVGTDFVQYGSVDAGKDLEGKDFAAPVAVSGFSEAWITNMCQSVVTPKVPFVGDVTLRLEAGTEAAKTGKDEDKVYAKGIYLDVSELKADAEFSNIDIGVAAGALPKSPGKPGIQPNTKANPYGFGQRAEQATLNNVQQKAWATTAGTFKLPDLHLSLHRGTDAECY